Part of the Streptomyces sp. NBC_01264 genome, CGCCCCGCCTGACCCGGGTGGTGGCCCTGGACACGACCGGCCCCTACTCCGGCGACCTGGCCGTACGGGCGGCCCAGACCCGGACCGCGTACGAGGCCCGGATCGAGCGGGGCTCGTACGCGACGGACCCGGGTCTGGCGGCGGTGCTCGCCCGGGCGGTCACGGATCCGGCCGGCTCCTCGGAGGTCCCCTGGCCCCCGGACCCGGAGCTCCGCTTCACCCACGCCGGGCTCGCCCACTTCGTGCTGGTCCGCACCTCCCTGCTGCCCGGCCCGGCGAACTGGATCTACACGCAGGGCCATGCCGCGGGCTCGTACTCCTTCGGGGCCACCCCGGCCGCGGACCGCTTCGCCCTCGCCCACACCACGCTCGCCACCTGGCACGCGGCCACCGCCGCCCTCGGCAGCGGGCTGATCCCGGACGCCCTGCTGCGGGACCTGGCCGCGGTCTGGGCGGGCGAGGGGAAGACGTACGCGATCGACTGGGAGCGGATCTCCGCCGAAGTGGTGTGGATCAACAGCGAACTGGGCCGCGGCGACCACTCGCGCGGCGCCCGCCTGATCCGAGTGGGCGAGGGCCCGCAGCCGCGCCGCGTCCGCTTCGCCGTCGTCCCGGGGTACGGACACGGCGACCCCCTCTGGTCGCGGACCGCTGCGGCGGACGTCTGGTCGCTGTTCTGAGCCCGGCCGGAAACGGGCCCGCCCCCGCGGTGAGGGTTGCGGGGGGGCGAGCGGTCCTGCTGGGCGTACGGGACCGGGCGGTCAGTGGTTCCGCGGGAAACCGAGGTCCACGCCGGCCGGGGCGTCCGACGGGTCGGGCCAGCGGGTCGTGACGACCTTGCCCCGGGTGTAGAACTGGATGCCGTCGTTGCCGTAGATGTGCAGGTCGCCGAAGAGCGAGTCCTTCCAGCCACCGAAGGAGTGGTAGCCCACCGGCACCGGGATCGGCACGTTGACGCCGACCATGCCCGCCTCGATCTCCAGCTGGAAGCGCCGGGCGGCGCCGCCGTCACGGGTGAAGATGGCGGTGCCGTTGCCGAACGGCGAGGCGTTCATGAGCGCCACGCCCTCCTCGTAGGTGTCCACGCGCAGCACGCAGAGCACCGGGCCGAAGATCTCGTCGCGGTAGGCGTCGGAGTCGGTCTTGACGTTGTCCAGCAGCGAGAGGCCGATCCAGTGGCCGTTCTCGTTGCCCTCCACCGTGTAGCCGGTGCCGTCCAGGACCACGTCGGCGCCCTGCGCGGCCGCGCCCGTCACGTACGAGGCGACCTTGTCGCGGTGGGCGGCGGTGATCAGCGGGCCCATCTCGGAGGCCGGGTCGTTGCCGGGGCCGATCTTGATCTTCTCGGCGCGCTCGCGGATCTTCTCGACGAGGGTGTCGCCGATGGAGCCGACGGCCACGACCGCGGAGATGGCCATGCAGCGCTCGCCGGCCGAACCGTAGGCGGCCGAGACGGCGGCGTCCGCGGCGGCGTCCAGGTCGGCGTCCGGCAGCACCAGCATGTGGTTCTTG contains:
- a CDS encoding CoA-acylating methylmalonate-semialdehyde dehydrogenase, which produces MKTVNHWIGGKTVEGASGNYGPVTDPATGEVTTQVALASADEVDAAVQVAKEAFLSWGQSSLAARTKVLFAYRALLDANRDAIAELIVAEHGKVHSDALGEVARGLEIVELACGITVQLKGELSTSVSNRVDVSSIRQPIGVVAGITPFNFPAMVPMWMFPLAVACGNTFILKPSEKDPSASTLLAQLASQAGLPAGVLNVVHGDKVAVDALLSHPDVAAVSFVGSTPIARHIHTTASANGKRVQALGGAKNHMLVLPDADLDAAADAAVSAAYGSAGERCMAISAVVAVGSIGDTLVEKIRERAEKIKIGPGNDPASEMGPLITAAHRDKVASYVTGAAAQGADVVLDGTGYTVEGNENGHWIGLSLLDNVKTDSDAYRDEIFGPVLCVLRVDTYEEGVALMNASPFGNGTAIFTRDGGAARRFQLEIEAGMVGVNVPIPVPVGYHSFGGWKDSLFGDLHIYGNDGIQFYTRGKVVTTRWPDPSDAPAGVDLGFPRNH